A window of the Zeugodacus cucurbitae isolate PBARC_wt_2022May chromosome 4, idZeuCucr1.2, whole genome shotgun sequence genome harbors these coding sequences:
- the LOC105220739 gene encoding putative phosphatidate phosphatase: protein MSAMVALRRFIDLLLFVILIAVEIALRQWMPPQKRGFFCGDESLQYPYSSTQTIGMAALCIIVLGIPFFVIFVVELFRQLSHSRGKKQHATQDAANKSCHCGRRWKNIYAQIGYYLLGLLMTVVATEIGKRAIGRLRPYFFSICKPRLSDGTNCDFEQNQGHYFTDYKCESDVGQKMMAEMAMSFPSGHSSTIFYAMVYIALYLQVALSTRGSKLLKHLLQFSFVMLAWYVALTRINDHWHHWSDVLVGTLLGAMFAWLVARYVAKFFEGRCSTSAAATSKILVHSGLAAASAQSATPVLPAYTFGSMPYLQHHGPNHAAYGQTYHNYGYVP from the coding sequence ATGTCTGCAATGGTAGCTTTGCGTCGCTTCATCGATCTACTACTCTTCGTAATACTGATTGCTGTCGAAATCGCTTTGCGTCAATGGATGCCGCCACAAAAGCGCGGTTTCTTTTGCGGCGACGAATCGTTACAATATCCTTACAGCAGCACACAAACGATTGGAATGGCAGCGCTCTGCATTATCGTGTTGGGCATACCATTCTTCGTCATATTCGTTGTGGAACTCTTTCGTCAATTATCACATAGTCGCGGCAAGAAGCAGCATGCAACACAAGATGCCGCCAACAAGTCGTGTCACTGTGGGCGTCGTTGGAAGAATATTTACGCACAAATCGGCTACTATTTGCTCGGCTTACTGATGACAGTAGTCGCTACCGAGATAGGGAAGCGTGCGATCGGCCGTTTGCGTCCGTACTTCTTTAGCATCTGCAAGCCGCGCCTGAGCGACGGCACCAATTGCGACTTCGAACAGAATCAAGGTCACTACTTCACCGATTACAAGTGCGAAAGCGATGTTGGTCAAAAGATGATGGCCGAAATGGCAATGTCCTTTCCCAGCGGACACTCTTCGACCATCTTCTATGCCATGGTCTATATAGCGCTCTACTTGCAAGTGGCGCTCAGCACACGCGGCTCCAAGCTACTCAAGCATTTACTGCAATTCAGCTTTGTGATGTTGGCTTGGTATGTGGCGTTGACACGCATCAACGATCACTGGCACCACTGGTCCGATGTGCTGGTGGGTACATTGCTGGGCGCCATGTTCGCTTGGCTGGTGGCACGTTATGTGGCCAAGTTTTTCGAGGGCCGTTGCTCAACGTCGGCGGCGGCGACGTCTAAAATCTTAGTGCACTCCGGTTTGGCGGCCGCGTCAGCGCAATCGGCGACGCCAGTCTTGCCTGCGTACACATTTGGCAGTATGCCGTATCTGCAGCACCACGGACCGAATCACGCCGCCTACGGTCAGACATACCACAACTATGGTTACGTGCCGTAA